In one window of Gossypium hirsutum isolate 1008001.06 chromosome A01, Gossypium_hirsutum_v2.1, whole genome shotgun sequence DNA:
- the LOC107938462 gene encoding trihelix transcription factor ASR3 — MASEQLSLAATPDPIDGRKEAVNAAINGVESRPVSVDCGDDVSKAPRLPRWTRQEILVLIQGKRVAENRVRRGRAAGLAFGSSQVEPKWASVSSYCKRHGVNRGPVQCRKRWSNLAGDFKKIKEWESNIREESESFWVMRNDLRRERKLPGFFDKEVYDILDGAAAVSSAVEIPDSVVAPALALALTPTPAVQDTAEDNEAVFDSGRSAAAEDGLFSDFEQDDGAGSPEKVELPVSADAGKSVPAPIPISEQQYQQQPAIPGSKSQGTTKEKHPTSNPEVGSASQEARKRKRTVTNGDEEPDNSPQYHLIDVLEKNGKMLVAQLEAQNTNLQQERQQRKDHADSLVAVLNKLADALGRIADKL; from the exons aTGGCCTCGGAGCAGTTAAGCTTGGCTGCGACTCCTGACCCAATTGACGGCCGGAAAGAAGCCGTCAACGCCGCCATTAACGGCGTTGAATCCCGTCCGGTTTCCGTCGATTGCGGGGATGACGTCAGCAAAGCTCCGAGGCTTCCTCGTTGGACGAGGCAGGAGATACTTGTGCTCATACAGGGGAAGAGAGTGGCGGAGAATCGGGTCAGGCGAGGACGGGCTGCCGGATTAGCTTTCGGGTCGAGTCAAGTGGAACCGAAGTGGGCTTCGGTTTCGTCGTACTGTAAGCGGCATGGAGTGAACCGGGGACCGGTTCAGTGCCGGAAACGGTGGAGCAATTTGGCGGGGGATTTTAAGAAGATCAAGGAATGGGAGAGTAACATTAGGGAAGAGAGCGAATCGTTTTGGGTGATGAGGAATGATTTAAGGAGAGAAAGGAAGTTGCCTGGGTTCTTCGATAAGGAAGTTTACGACATCCTCGACGGCGCCGCCGCCGTTTCTTCCGCCGTGGAAATCCCTGATTCGGTCGTGGCTCCAGCTTTGGCTTTGGCTTTGACCCCAACTCCAGCAGTTCAGGACACGGCGGAGGATAACGAAGCTGTTTTCGATAGTGGACGGAGCGCGGCAGCGGAAGACGGCCTGTTTTCGGACTTCGAACAAGACGACGGTGCCGGGAGCCCAGAAAAAGTGGAGCTACCGGTTTCCGCCGACGCCGGAAAGTCGGTTCCCGCTCCAATCCCTATTTCAG AGCAGCAGTACCAGCAACAGCCAGCTATCCCAGGGAGCAAGAGTCAAG GTACAACAAAGGAGAAACATCCAACCTCGAACCCCGAGGTCGGTTCTGCTTCTCAAGAAGCAAGGAAGAGGAAACGGACAGTAACCAATGGAGACGAAGAACCGGACAACAGTCCACAATACCACTTGATCGACGTCTTGGAAAAGAACGGTAAAATGCTAGTCGCTCAACTCGAAGCTCAAAACACCAACTTACAACAGGAAAGGCAGCAACGTAAAGACCACGCCGATAGCTTAGTCGCCGTCCTCAACAAGCTCGCTGATGCTCTAGGGAGGATCGCCGACAAGTTATAA